From the Leptolyngbya sp. O-77 genome, one window contains:
- a CDS encoding DUF1643 domain-containing protein yields the protein MAAGEVFYVDALPDALQLEGLPVEGDRPLQFTQPSGAAFDPTGQYRYSLWRVWEFAAPRVAFVMLNPSTADAERNDPTIRRCMGLAKAWGFGGLEVVNLFAYRATRPQALKQAADPVGREGDRALVAAASRANQILLAWGNWGSLYERDRAALALLSGYPLHCLGLTQQQQPRHPLYVHKGAIPISFVI from the coding sequence ATGGCAGCGGGTGAAGTGTTTTATGTAGACGCGCTTCCAGACGCGCTTCAGCTAGAAGGTCTTCCGGTAGAGGGCGATCGCCCGCTCCAATTCACTCAGCCATCGGGTGCGGCGTTCGACCCGACGGGACAATATCGCTATTCGCTGTGGCGCGTGTGGGAATTTGCCGCGCCCCGCGTGGCGTTTGTCATGCTCAATCCCAGCACCGCCGATGCCGAGCGCAACGACCCCACGATTCGCCGCTGCATGGGTCTGGCAAAAGCCTGGGGCTTTGGCGGGCTGGAAGTGGTCAACCTGTTTGCCTATCGGGCCACGCGACCGCAGGCGCTGAAACAGGCCGCCGATCCGGTCGGTCGTGAGGGCGATCGCGCTTTGGTAGCTGCTGCTAGCCGAGCCAACCAGATTCTCCTCGCCTGGGGAAACTGGGGCAGTCTATACGAGCGCGATCGCGCCGCCCTGGCCCTGCTGTCGGGCTACCCGCTCCATTGCCTGGGCCTGACTCAACAACAGCAGCCCCGCCACCCGCTCTATGTCCACAAAGGAGCGATTCCTATCAGCTTTGTCATTTAA
- a CDS encoding glycosyltransferase family 10 domain-containing protein — MGIVTIGMISSYDDLSPPPWDWLWRQSPHPFGQWKGIQILANCPQPDALLLYNFHEFPRERSPKPSRRRRWPWQPQPPTYEAQVQAFRKKVRSLPPEKILFSMREPPFAEKRQARIDTYRLAQQWCGVVSGPDEFAPISEPMPAIWYVSQPFDYLQAAPPPEKLRPCSWITSGIDRTANHRQRLEFLQRLQASDVPFDLYGRGLPDWAQVNRGATRTLGPVANKWHAIAPYTYNLAIENFADNEWYVSEKLWDALLGWSLPIYYGGSAADRLLPPGSFLRLPSLDERGIAYIRDITATPEAWYVAKEAIAEARQIILHELNLLNWLAVRGKG; from the coding sequence ATGGGCATCGTGACCATTGGCATGATCAGCAGCTATGACGACCTCAGCCCGCCGCCGTGGGACTGGCTGTGGCGGCAGAGTCCGCACCCGTTTGGCCAGTGGAAGGGGATTCAGATTTTAGCGAATTGCCCCCAGCCCGACGCGCTGCTGTTGTATAACTTTCACGAGTTTCCGCGTGAGCGATCGCCCAAGCCCTCCCGCCGCCGTCGCTGGCCGTGGCAGCCTCAGCCGCCGACCTACGAGGCGCAGGTGCAGGCGTTTCGCAAAAAAGTGCGATCGCTCCCACCCGAAAAGATCCTGTTTTCTATGCGAGAGCCGCCCTTTGCCGAAAAGCGGCAGGCACGCATCGACACCTATCGGCTGGCGCAGCAGTGGTGTGGTGTGGTGTCGGGGCCAGACGAGTTTGCACCCATTTCGGAGCCAATGCCCGCGATCTGGTACGTTTCGCAGCCGTTTGACTACTTGCAAGCCGCGCCGCCGCCTGAAAAGCTCCGCCCCTGTAGCTGGATCACGTCGGGCATCGACCGCACCGCAAACCATCGCCAGCGGCTTGAGTTTTTGCAGCGGCTGCAAGCCAGCGACGTGCCGTTTGACTTGTATGGACGGGGCTTGCCAGACTGGGCGCAGGTCAATCGCGGCGCAACGCGGACGCTCGGCCCGGTGGCCAACAAGTGGCACGCGATCGCCCCTTATACCTACAACCTGGCGATCGAAAACTTTGCCGACAACGAATGGTACGTCAGCGAAAAGCTGTGGGATGCCCTGCTGGGCTGGAGTTTGCCGATTTACTACGGCGGCAGCGCGGCGGATCGGCTGCTGCCCCCCGGCAGTTTTTTGCGGCTGCCCAGCCTGGATGAGCGCGGGATCGCCTACATTCGCGACATCACTGCCACGCCGGAAGCCTGGTATGTCGCCAAAGAGGCGATCGCCGAGGCGCGGCAAATCATCCTGCATGAGCTGAACTTGCTAAACTGGCTGGCAGTTAGGGGTAAGGGGTAA
- a CDS encoding Npun_R2821/Npun_R2822 family protein, translated as MDGIYTLANDVVCNQLVALLNSIEVHAGREMPVAVIAYDDRLASVRAAIAHRPQVMLLDDPALFAPWEAFSRQVWRAHPTAIATWRKRGIADIYRLSCNRRYAAFDERAPFDRFLYLDADTLLLNSPQIFFDALTQHELVTYDFQHKDPSHIFDVNSAKLAQIFSQPEIHRSIFCSGCFASRRGLLNAEQRDWLLQNLATGEAEILYPNAPNQSVLNYAVMRLAQRKKESFSIHNLALHLPPERATGNSVTSSHFVEQTGTVCDRGMPLTYLHYIGLSSKLFDRLCKGVEIDFPYRDTFLHYRYLHEPKNRPILRKKTALLQKITPINAVRRVLKSLRLVY; from the coding sequence GTGGACGGCATTTATACGCTGGCGAATGATGTAGTGTGCAACCAACTGGTGGCGCTGCTGAACAGCATTGAGGTTCACGCGGGGCGCGAGATGCCCGTGGCGGTAATTGCCTATGACGACCGTCTGGCAAGCGTGCGGGCGGCGATCGCCCATCGTCCGCAGGTGATGTTGCTGGATGATCCGGCGCTGTTTGCTCCCTGGGAGGCGTTTTCGCGGCAGGTGTGGCGGGCCCACCCGACGGCGATCGCCACCTGGCGCAAACGGGGCATTGCGGATATTTATCGACTGAGCTGTAATCGTCGCTATGCGGCGTTTGATGAACGTGCGCCGTTCGATCGATTTCTATATCTAGATGCTGATACGCTGCTGCTCAATTCGCCTCAGATTTTCTTCGATGCGCTGACTCAGCATGAGCTGGTCACGTATGATTTTCAACACAAAGATCCGTCGCACATTTTTGATGTGAATTCTGCAAAACTGGCGCAGATTTTTAGCCAGCCAGAGATCCATCGCTCAATTTTTTGCTCCGGATGTTTCGCATCTCGACGGGGCTTGCTGAATGCGGAGCAGCGCGACTGGCTTTTGCAAAATCTGGCGACAGGCGAAGCCGAAATTCTCTATCCCAATGCGCCCAATCAATCAGTTTTGAACTATGCGGTCATGCGGCTGGCGCAGCGCAAGAAAGAGTCGTTTTCAATTCACAATTTGGCGCTGCATCTGCCGCCAGAGCGGGCGACGGGAAATTCCGTTACGTCCAGTCATTTTGTCGAGCAGACTGGAACCGTATGCGATCGCGGTATGCCGCTGACCTATTTGCATTACATTGGGCTATCTTCTAAGCTATTCGATCGGCTTTGCAAGGGCGTAGAGATTGATTTTCCCTACCGCGATACGTTCTTGCACTATCGCTATTTGCATGAACCCAAAAATCGTCCGATTCTTCGCAAAAAAACAGCTTTATTGCAAAAAATCACTCCGATCAACGCAGTGCGGCGAGTGCTGAAAAGTCTTCGACTGGTCTATTGA
- a CDS encoding Npun_R2821/Npun_R2822 family protein: protein MENEDERNQNRIYILGNDSVLEQAIALLNSIRLYDTETPIVLIPYNDKYKEAAAVLGDRFGVTLFPDLTILEWLDATVEETFGSDFFARPQQFRKQAAWFGKPGRFLYIDTDIVVFERIIAVLEYLQTYDFICCDYQHRGGIQNVFTSAILEAPGFNESVLAEIFNCGFWGSKAGLISASDLQDVFAECAAHPEYFDFSQKTSDQPVINYLVLKQIPRRFNLVHRPGGAPGSWAGSKFRQRDWRLFDPNLNQPLQYLHWAGFRLRPGCPYWALWQHYRNLNEPKLRSPRSPKLRFSPPWRS from the coding sequence TTGGAAAACGAAGACGAGCGGAATCAAAACCGAATTTATATATTGGGAAATGATTCTGTATTGGAGCAGGCGATCGCCCTGCTCAACAGCATTCGGCTGTATGACACCGAAACGCCCATCGTGCTGATTCCCTACAACGATAAATATAAAGAGGCGGCGGCGGTCTTGGGCGATCGCTTCGGGGTGACGCTGTTTCCCGATTTGACCATTTTGGAGTGGCTAGATGCGACGGTGGAGGAAACCTTTGGCAGCGACTTTTTTGCTCGGCCACAGCAGTTTCGCAAGCAGGCGGCATGGTTTGGAAAACCCGGTCGATTTCTCTATATCGACACCGATATTGTGGTGTTTGAACGCATTATTGCGGTTTTAGAGTATTTGCAGACTTACGACTTTATCTGCTGCGACTATCAGCATCGCGGCGGCATTCAAAATGTGTTTACCTCAGCAATTCTGGAGGCTCCAGGATTTAACGAAAGCGTCCTGGCAGAAATCTTTAACTGTGGCTTTTGGGGTAGCAAAGCGGGTCTAATTTCTGCGTCGGATCTGCAAGATGTTTTTGCAGAATGCGCTGCCCATCCCGAATATTTTGACTTTAGCCAAAAAACATCCGACCAGCCCGTCATTAACTATCTGGTGCTAAAGCAAATTCCCCGCCGGTTTAACCTGGTGCATCGGCCCGGCGGCGCACCGGGAAGCTGGGCCGGCAGCAAGTTTCGCCAGCGGGATTGGCGACTGTTCGACCCCAACCTGAATCAGCCGCTGCAATACCTGCACTGGGCAGGCTTTCGGCTGCGGCCGGGGTGTCCTTACTGGGCACTGTGGCAGCACTACCGAAACTTGAATGAGCCAAAACTGCGATCGCCCAGATCGCCCAAATTGCGATTCAGCCCGCCGTGGCGATCTTAA
- a CDS encoding HlyD family efflux transporter periplasmic adaptor subunit: MTQTSPRHNGNGAANGSAKTQLQPEETELVLVSPDEETGNQLPSQKQVRAQAFDQPVILQQTSLWSKLVVGGIIGVTSAVLLWAAVARIEEAVPATGKLEPGDRVQEIQAPVGGVVEEILVEEGERVQKGQVLIRFDPTAAAAQRRSLEQVRDSYLAENQFYRSALSGISLEPTSQPQSIPPEMRALLTNRAALASETALYRAQVYGGDGSFSDEERIRLSANQLEAQSRAAAAQLEVAQLQQQLIQTQEQLSTARQTLAIDEGILRDIEPLAEQGALSRIQMLRQRQQMMDRRAEVNRLMLEQQRLSLAVDQARQRLSNTVATTSTDLLARVADNEKRIADIDSQINRAIVDNERRIAEINSQLSQTELTLKYQELRAPIDGVVFDLKAKGIGFVANTSEPILKVVPTDNLLAEVYITNKDIGFVSEGLPVDVRIDSFPFSEFGDIKGEVVNIGEDALPPDQIYPFYRFPAKIRLDSQVLKVNGREIPLQSGMAVTANIITRDRTVLSIFTDLFSRRIESIKTVR, translated from the coding sequence ATGACCCAAACCTCCCCCAGACACAACGGAAACGGAGCTGCCAACGGTTCTGCAAAGACTCAGCTCCAGCCAGAAGAAACGGAACTGGTGCTGGTTTCCCCGGATGAGGAAACGGGCAATCAGTTGCCGTCGCAAAAGCAGGTGCGGGCCCAAGCGTTTGACCAGCCTGTAATTTTGCAGCAAACGTCGCTGTGGTCAAAGCTAGTGGTGGGCGGTATCATCGGCGTGACCTCGGCGGTGCTGCTGTGGGCGGCAGTGGCACGAATTGAGGAAGCCGTGCCTGCGACGGGCAAACTGGAACCGGGCGATCGCGTCCAAGAGATTCAGGCACCCGTGGGCGGCGTAGTCGAGGAAATTTTGGTAGAAGAGGGCGAACGGGTTCAAAAAGGACAGGTTCTCATCCGCTTTGACCCAACGGCGGCGGCGGCTCAGCGTCGCTCACTGGAGCAGGTGCGGGATTCCTACTTAGCCGAGAATCAGTTCTATCGCAGCGCCCTCAGCGGCATTTCGCTAGAACCCACCAGCCAACCCCAGAGCATTCCTCCCGAAATGCGGGCGCTGCTGACCAACCGGGCCGCCCTCGCATCGGAAACGGCGCTATACCGGGCGCAGGTCTACGGCGGAGATGGCAGCTTCTCCGACGAAGAGCGGATTCGCCTGTCGGCAAACCAGCTTGAGGCGCAGTCGCGTGCGGCCGCTGCTCAACTTGAGGTGGCTCAACTCCAGCAGCAGTTAATCCAAACCCAGGAGCAACTTTCCACCGCCCGCCAAACGCTGGCGATTGACGAAGGCATTTTGCGTGATATCGAGCCGCTCGCAGAACAGGGCGCACTGTCGCGGATTCAAATGCTGCGGCAGCGGCAGCAAATGATGGATCGCAGGGCTGAGGTGAATCGGCTGATGCTGGAGCAGCAGCGATTGAGTTTAGCAGTGGATCAGGCTCGTCAGCGCCTTTCCAACACCGTTGCCACCACTAGCACCGACCTGTTGGCCAGAGTTGCCGACAACGAAAAGCGGATTGCGGATATTGACAGCCAGATTAACCGGGCGATCGTAGACAACGAGCGTCGCATTGCCGAAATCAACAGCCAGCTTAGCCAAACCGAACTCACGCTGAAATATCAGGAACTCCGCGCCCCGATTGATGGCGTGGTGTTTGACCTGAAGGCAAAGGGCATTGGTTTTGTAGCAAACACGAGCGAGCCGATTCTGAAAGTCGTGCCTACAGACAACCTCCTGGCTGAGGTTTACATCACCAACAAAGACATTGGCTTTGTCAGCGAAGGGCTACCTGTAGACGTGCGAATCGACTCCTTCCCTTTTAGCGAATTTGGCGATATTAAGGGAGAAGTCGTGAATATTGGCGAAGACGCGCTGCCTCCGGATCAGATTTATCCCTTCTATCGGTTTCCGGCCAAGATTCGGCTGGATAGCCAGGTTTTGAAGGTGAACGGTAGAGAAATCCCACTCCAGTCGGGGATGGCGGTGACGGCTAACATCATCACGCGCGATCGCACGGTATTGAGCATCTTCACCGACCTGTTCTCGCGCCGCATCGAGAGCATCAAGACCGTCCGTTAA
- a CDS encoding type I secretion system permease/ATPase has translation MTFTQNLPKETVQKFLATVFPFTQLSNTALVRLLEQVQPFRYKMGQTILVREKMPAQVTILYQGQARSLGYDPPHRQAPTTLGLLQPGAVLGAVSLMRRVACETAIASEESICLTLPARVFLDLLEKEPAVASALSAQAAPIEVFDLLGEELSRQADGTLDLKELTHAGLSQAEVRRIPPGTFATHSLQRDRLWLVSSGEITGYPVGSRLNLGLLDEIEVAGEKPARLVSFPLSLFRRSAPEDPQNTSQADAALGALDIPYAPERPEELEPVIIDGKGKAKEYPIVRGRGQLEATMACFQMLCQHLNLPFRRDVVRRILVNQMERTGGLPLDLCGAIAEFMGLSAQLVTVPAPSVGRLEAPAMVRWQDRPVLLYSVSEREMVIADPELGLLRRKPSEFAATWGEQGDVLLLRATKQTPQKRFNLSWFLPSVTKYRGVLMLVFLASFFVQLFALANPLMIQVIIDKVIVQNSPDTLQVLGILLLLLAFFEALLGALRTYLFVDTTNRIDMTLGSQIIDHLLRLPLRYFEKRPVGELSTRIGELENIRSFMTGTALTVVLDAFFSVVYIVVMLFYSPLLTLVALATIPFFIALAIVFSPIIRNQLRVKAERNAETQSYLVEVLGGIQTVKAQNMELRSRWQWQQRYARYVSAGFNTVQTSTFAGSLSNFLNQLSGLLVLWVGAYLVLKQELSLGQLIAFRIIAGYVTSPLLRLAQLWQNFQEVGLSIERLSDIVDSAPEADELDRLNIPMPPIQGEVAYENVSFRFGTTGPLQLSNINLEFAPGSFVGIVGQSGSGKSTLMKLLPRLYDLESGRILIDGYDITKVELYSLRQQIGIVPQDTLLFDGTVQENIALNAPDASAEEIIEAAKVAAAHEFIMGLPNGYNTRVGERGASLSGGQRQRIAIARTVMQNPRLLIMDEATSALDYDSERRVCMNLAEHFRGRTVFFITHRLSTIRHADLILMMDQGSVVEQGTHEDLMAMRGRYYCLYQQQEAQL, from the coding sequence ATGACGTTTACCCAAAACCTTCCCAAAGAGACGGTTCAAAAATTTCTGGCAACGGTCTTTCCGTTTACCCAGCTTTCCAACACAGCCCTGGTTCGCCTGCTCGAACAGGTTCAGCCCTTCCGCTACAAGATGGGGCAGACAATTTTGGTGCGCGAAAAAATGCCCGCTCAGGTGACGATTTTGTATCAAGGGCAGGCGCGATCGCTCGGCTATGACCCCCCGCACCGACAAGCCCCCACCACGCTGGGGCTACTGCAACCGGGCGCAGTTTTGGGGGCCGTCAGCCTGATGCGCCGTGTGGCCTGCGAAACGGCGATCGCCTCCGAGGAATCCATCTGCCTGACGCTGCCAGCCCGCGTCTTCCTAGATCTGCTGGAAAAAGAGCCAGCCGTCGCCAGCGCCCTGTCTGCTCAGGCTGCGCCGATTGAGGTGTTTGATCTGCTGGGGGAAGAACTGTCGCGTCAGGCCGATGGCACGCTAGATCTGAAGGAGTTGACCCACGCAGGGCTATCTCAGGCAGAGGTGCGCCGCATTCCGCCGGGAACCTTTGCCACGCACTCGCTCCAGCGCGATCGCCTGTGGCTGGTCAGCAGCGGCGAAATCACGGGCTATCCTGTCGGCAGTCGGCTCAATTTGGGGCTACTCGACGAAATCGAGGTGGCGGGCGAGAAACCCGCGCGGCTGGTCAGCTTTCCGCTATCCCTGTTCCGCCGTTCTGCCCCAGAAGACCCGCAAAACACCAGTCAGGCAGACGCAGCGCTTGGAGCGCTCGATATTCCCTACGCGCCGGAGCGCCCAGAAGAACTGGAACCCGTCATCATCGACGGCAAGGGCAAAGCCAAGGAATACCCCATCGTGCGCGGGCGGGGGCAGCTCGAGGCGACGATGGCCTGCTTCCAGATGCTCTGTCAGCATTTGAACCTGCCGTTCCGACGAGACGTAGTGCGCCGCATTTTGGTGAACCAGATGGAGCGCACGGGCGGGCTGCCGCTGGATCTGTGTGGGGCGATCGCCGAATTTATGGGCCTCAGCGCCCAGTTGGTCACGGTGCCCGCCCCATCGGTCGGTCGGCTAGAGGCTCCGGCAATGGTGCGTTGGCAAGATCGCCCGGTGCTGCTCTACAGCGTCAGCGAGCGCGAAATGGTAATCGCCGATCCGGAACTGGGGCTGCTGCGCCGCAAGCCGTCAGAATTTGCCGCCACCTGGGGCGAACAGGGCGACGTGCTGCTGCTGCGGGCTACCAAGCAAACGCCGCAAAAACGCTTTAATCTGAGCTGGTTTTTGCCCTCGGTGACGAAATATCGCGGCGTTCTGATGCTGGTGTTTCTCGCCTCTTTCTTTGTGCAGCTTTTTGCCCTGGCAAACCCGCTGATGATCCAGGTGATCATCGACAAGGTGATCGTGCAAAACAGCCCCGACACGCTGCAAGTGCTGGGCATTTTGCTGCTGCTGCTGGCATTTTTTGAGGCGCTGCTGGGGGCGCTGCGAACCTATCTGTTCGTAGACACCACCAACCGCATCGACATGACGCTGGGGTCGCAAATTATCGACCACCTGCTGCGGCTGCCGCTGCGGTATTTCGAGAAGCGTCCTGTGGGCGAACTCTCAACCCGCATTGGCGAACTGGAAAATATCCGCTCCTTTATGACGGGCACAGCGCTGACCGTCGTGCTGGATGCCTTCTTCTCCGTCGTCTACATCGTCGTCATGCTGTTTTACAGCCCGCTGCTGACGCTGGTGGCGCTGGCGACGATTCCTTTCTTCATTGCGCTGGCGATCGTCTTCTCGCCGATCATCCGCAACCAATTGCGGGTCAAGGCAGAGCGCAACGCCGAAACTCAGTCCTATCTGGTGGAAGTGCTGGGCGGCATCCAGACGGTGAAAGCGCAAAACATGGAACTGCGATCGCGCTGGCAGTGGCAACAGCGCTACGCCCGCTATGTCAGCGCCGGATTCAACACGGTGCAAACCTCCACCTTCGCGGGCTCCTTGAGCAACTTCTTGAACCAGCTTTCGGGTTTGCTCGTCCTCTGGGTAGGCGCGTATCTGGTGCTAAAGCAAGAGCTGAGCCTAGGGCAACTGATCGCCTTCCGCATCATCGCGGGCTATGTCACCAGTCCCCTGCTGCGTCTGGCCCAGCTCTGGCAAAACTTCCAGGAAGTGGGCCTGTCCATCGAGCGCCTCAGCGACATTGTAGACTCTGCCCCTGAGGCCGACGAACTCGATCGCCTAAACATTCCCATGCCGCCCATCCAGGGTGAGGTCGCCTACGAAAACGTGTCCTTCCGCTTTGGCACAACGGGGCCGCTCCAGCTTAGCAACATCAACCTGGAATTTGCCCCCGGCTCCTTCGTTGGTATTGTGGGACAGAGCGGTTCTGGCAAGAGTACCCTGATGAAATTGCTGCCTCGCCTCTATGATCTGGAGTCAGGCCGCATCCTGATCGACGGCTACGACATTACCAAGGTAGAACTCTATTCGCTGCGACAACAAATCGGCATTGTGCCCCAAGACACGCTGCTGTTTGATGGCACGGTGCAGGAAAACATCGCGCTGAATGCCCCCGATGCCTCTGCTGAGGAAATTATCGAAGCGGCCAAAGTTGCTGCTGCCCATGAGTTCATCATGGGTCTGCCGAATGGCTATAACACCCGCGTTGGGGAACGGGGTGCGTCGCTCTCTGGGGGACAGCGCCAGCGGATTGCGATCGCCCGCACGGTCATGCAGAATCCGCGCCTGCTGATTATGGACGAAGCCACCAGCGCCCTCGACTACGACTCCGAGCGTCGCGTCTGTATGAACTTGGCGGAGCATTTTCGTGGCCGCACCGTCTTCTTCATTACCCACCGCCTCAGCACGATCCGCCATGCCGATCTCATCCTGATGATGGATCAAGGCTCTGTCGTCGAGCAGGGCACCCACGAAGACCTCATGGCGATGCGCGGCCGCTACTATTGTCTCTATCAGCAGCAAGAAGCGCAGTTGTAG
- a CDS encoding peptidylprolyl isomerase, producing the protein MGHVLQIGNRSITSEELPSLLAGYQMLPQLVQEVLIDEAIAPITCAEEELIGARDQFYAQHQIVDEATRQQWLNRHGMTLAQLDALATRSLRIEKFKEATWGAKLESYFLERKSKLDKVIYSLIRTQDMGIAQEIYFRVMEGEQSFAELARIYSQGPEAQTDGLIGPVELSVPHPQLAHMLSISQPGQLWPPHRIGEWIVIIRLEKFIPAQMDEQMRRRLLNESFNQWLQQQLDKVSLSPLPDALPTVPLAAGSLPTAEPSEPSAADVSSQPPVSSSTAPSTVPPAKPGAPEPSSGAADGQGNGGHSPAAQPKLVPTSILLSAPEPKTVKPTTLSSSPPAAPTVAPSVES; encoded by the coding sequence ATGGGACACGTATTGCAGATTGGAAATCGGTCGATCACCTCGGAAGAATTGCCGTCGCTGCTGGCGGGCTATCAAATGCTGCCGCAGTTGGTGCAGGAAGTGTTGATTGATGAGGCGATCGCCCCTATCACCTGCGCCGAAGAAGAACTCATCGGGGCCCGCGACCAGTTCTACGCCCAGCACCAGATCGTAGACGAAGCCACCCGTCAGCAATGGCTAAACCGACACGGCATGACCCTGGCTCAGCTCGATGCCCTGGCCACGCGATCGCTCCGCATCGAAAAATTCAAAGAAGCCACCTGGGGAGCCAAGCTCGAATCCTACTTCCTGGAGCGCAAGAGCAAGCTAGATAAAGTCATCTACTCGCTCATTCGCACCCAGGACATGGGCATCGCTCAAGAAATCTACTTCCGCGTTATGGAAGGCGAACAGAGCTTCGCCGAACTCGCCCGCATCTATTCTCAGGGCCCCGAAGCCCAAACCGACGGGCTGATCGGCCCAGTGGAGCTAAGTGTGCCCCATCCCCAACTGGCGCATATGCTCTCCATTAGCCAGCCGGGGCAACTCTGGCCGCCCCACCGCATTGGCGAGTGGATTGTGATCATTCGTCTGGAAAAATTCATCCCTGCCCAGATGGACGAGCAAATGCGCCGCCGCCTGCTCAATGAGTCATTTAACCAGTGGCTCCAGCAGCAGTTGGATAAAGTGTCGCTGAGTCCTCTGCCGGATGCGCTACCGACAGTGCCGCTTGCTGCCGGATCTCTGCCCACCGCCGAACCCAGCGAGCCTTCTGCGGCAGACGTATCTTCCCAGCCGCCAGTCTCCTCATCAACTGCCCCATCCACAGTGCCGCCCGCTAAGCCCGGAGCGCCTGAGCCGTCGTCTGGTGCAGCAGATGGGCAGGGCAATGGTGGTCATTCTCCTGCTGCCCAGCCCAAGCTGGTGCCAACCTCCATCTTACTGAGTGCGCCCGAACCGAAAACTGTAAAACCGACTACGCTATCTTCTTCCCCGCCTGCCGCCCCCACCGTTGCCCCCAGTGTTGAATCATGA